A window of the Nocardia sp. NBC_01329 genome harbors these coding sequences:
- a CDS encoding TetR/AcrR family transcriptional regulator translates to MRLFVAKGYEETSLREIADAVGITKPSLYYHFASKLELLTAIVNPLLDEMRALADEVERLTPDAAGRRTVLRTYLRAMIRHRDAGEMWVNNAVPLANALADQFPVIIEVGQVLRDWLAGPEPTTVQLLRASAAMEILSVALFSNKIVQDAGDDVVEATLLDAALATLQPGDD, encoded by the coding sequence GTGCGGCTGTTCGTGGCCAAGGGTTACGAAGAGACGAGCCTGCGCGAAATCGCTGATGCGGTCGGAATTACCAAGCCGTCGCTCTACTATCACTTCGCCTCGAAGCTGGAACTGCTCACAGCCATCGTCAACCCCCTCCTCGACGAAATGCGCGCGCTCGCCGACGAGGTAGAACGACTCACCCCGGACGCCGCAGGACGCCGGACCGTCCTGCGGACCTACCTCCGGGCCATGATTCGGCACCGCGACGCCGGGGAGATGTGGGTAAACAATGCGGTGCCGCTCGCCAACGCGCTGGCCGACCAGTTTCCAGTGATAATCGAGGTCGGGCAGGTATTGCGCGATTGGCTGGCCGGACCCGAGCCCACCACTGTGCAGTTGCTCCGCGCCAGTGCGGCGATGGAAATTCTCAGCGTCGCACTGTTCTCGAACAAGATCGTCCAAGACGCGGGTGATGATGTGGTGGAGGCGACGTTGCTGGACGCGGCGCTCGCGACGCTGCAACCCGGCGACGACTAG
- a CDS encoding queuosine precursor transporter, whose protein sequence is MEESNKTPLPGKSGHPAPAHAAYAPVARGYYTPIVVLFTATLIVSNICATKGVQFLSGSSLTLGPLEILPITTDAAFFLFPLAYILGDVLSEVYGFRATRHAVFYGFAALLLTVICFAVAIRLPAAGFYENQEAFRTVIGTTPQLVLAGLAGYVVGQLLNSATLVLIKERTREKHLWARLIGSTVVGELADTLIFCSIAATAIGIDSWSQFFNYVIVGFLWKTLCEILVLPVTYRVIAWLKKHEPTYAPSEAAPLRS, encoded by the coding sequence GTGGAAGAGTCGAACAAAACACCCTTACCCGGCAAGTCTGGACACCCCGCGCCCGCACATGCGGCGTACGCACCGGTGGCGCGGGGGTATTACACACCGATCGTCGTACTGTTCACGGCAACTCTCATCGTCTCCAATATCTGCGCGACCAAGGGGGTGCAGTTCCTCTCCGGCAGTTCGCTGACCCTCGGACCTCTGGAGATCCTGCCGATCACCACCGACGCCGCGTTCTTCCTGTTCCCCCTCGCCTACATCCTCGGTGACGTCCTCAGCGAGGTCTACGGATTCCGTGCCACCCGGCACGCTGTCTTCTATGGTTTCGCCGCACTGCTGCTCACTGTTATCTGTTTCGCCGTAGCGATCCGGTTGCCCGCCGCGGGGTTCTACGAGAACCAGGAGGCCTTCCGTACCGTCATCGGCACCACACCGCAATTGGTTCTGGCCGGATTGGCCGGTTATGTGGTCGGCCAGCTGCTCAACTCCGCGACCTTGGTACTGATCAAGGAACGGACCCGGGAGAAGCACCTGTGGGCTCGGCTCATCGGTTCGACGGTGGTCGGCGAACTCGCCGATACGCTGATCTTCTGTTCGATCGCCGCGACGGCCATCGGCATCGACAGCTGGAGCCAATTCTTCAACTACGTGATCGTCGGATTCCTGTGGAAAACCCTGTGCGAGATCCTGGTCCTGCCGGTGACCTACCGGGTCATCGCGTGGCTGAAGAAACACGAGCCGACCTACGCACCGAGCGAGGCCGCCCCGCTGCGCTCTTGA
- a CDS encoding ABC transporter ATP-binding protein, producing MLIRLLRGFLVPYRKQLTGIVVLQLISVIAMLYLPSLNADLIDEGVTKGDIGYIWTAGLRMLLVSGVQIIASASSVFLAAQAAMSAGRDLRGALLHRVSTFSAREIGMYGAPSLITRNTNDVQQVQLLIVMASTVAVMAPIMCIGGIVMALREDFGLSWLLLIAVPALALSMGLIIARMVPAFRQMQARLDEVNRVLREQITGIRVVRAFVREPLETWRFGVANTDLTDVSLRVGRLMALMFPTVMLISNVTSVAVIWFGGKAIDAGAMQIGSLTALLSYIMQILMAVMMASFLAMMAPRAAVSADRISEVLDTESSVRSPEQPTAFRGDPAEVRVRDIAFSFPGAEKPVLCRIDFRARPGETTAVVGSTGSGKTTLLNLIPRLMDVTEGSIEIGGTDVRDLDLAELRAQIGLVPQKAYLFSGTVASNLRYGDPDATDEQLWRCLEIAQAADFVRAMPQGLETPVAQGGTTVSGGQRQRLAIARALVRQPRVYLFDDSFSALDVATDARLRAALRPATRNAAVIIVAQRIATIRDADRIVVLEDGEMAGTGTHEELLRDCAEYREIVESQLSVEEV from the coding sequence ATGTTGATCCGACTGCTCCGTGGTTTCCTGGTTCCCTACCGGAAACAGTTGACCGGGATCGTGGTACTGCAGCTGATCTCGGTGATCGCGATGCTGTACCTGCCGAGCCTGAACGCCGACCTCATCGACGAAGGCGTCACCAAAGGCGATATCGGCTACATCTGGACTGCCGGGCTGCGCATGCTGCTGGTCTCCGGCGTGCAGATCATCGCATCGGCGTCCTCGGTCTTCCTGGCCGCGCAGGCCGCGATGAGCGCGGGCCGGGATCTGCGCGGGGCGCTGCTGCACCGGGTGAGTACCTTCTCGGCCCGTGAGATCGGAATGTACGGCGCGCCCTCGCTGATCACCCGAAACACCAACGATGTCCAGCAGGTGCAGTTGCTCATCGTCATGGCCTCGACCGTGGCGGTGATGGCGCCGATCATGTGCATCGGCGGCATCGTCATGGCGCTGCGTGAGGACTTCGGCCTGTCCTGGCTCCTGCTCATCGCGGTGCCGGCCCTCGCGCTGAGCATGGGGCTGATCATCGCCCGGATGGTGCCCGCCTTCCGGCAGATGCAGGCCAGGCTCGACGAGGTCAACCGGGTGTTGCGCGAGCAGATCACCGGTATCCGTGTGGTCCGCGCCTTCGTCCGGGAACCGCTCGAGACCTGGCGGTTCGGGGTGGCCAACACCGACCTCACCGATGTCTCGCTGCGAGTGGGCCGGTTGATGGCACTGATGTTCCCGACGGTCATGCTGATCAGCAACGTCACTTCGGTGGCGGTGATCTGGTTCGGCGGTAAGGCGATCGACGCGGGCGCGATGCAGATCGGCTCGCTGACCGCGCTGCTCTCCTACATCATGCAGATCCTGATGGCCGTCATGATGGCCTCCTTCCTGGCCATGATGGCGCCGCGCGCGGCCGTCTCGGCCGACCGGATCTCCGAGGTACTCGACACCGAATCCTCGGTGCGTTCGCCGGAACAACCGACGGCGTTTCGCGGCGACCCGGCCGAAGTGCGGGTGCGCGATATCGCATTCAGCTTCCCGGGCGCGGAGAAACCGGTGCTGTGCCGGATCGATTTCCGAGCACGTCCCGGCGAAACCACGGCCGTCGTCGGCTCCACCGGTTCCGGTAAGACCACCTTGCTGAACCTGATCCCACGCCTCATGGATGTCACCGAGGGTTCGATCGAGATCGGCGGCACCGATGTGCGCGATCTCGATCTGGCCGAGTTGCGGGCGCAGATCGGCCTGGTTCCACAGAAGGCGTATCTGTTCTCGGGGACGGTGGCGAGCAACCTGCGCTACGGCGATCCGGACGCCACGGACGAGCAGCTGTGGCGCTGCCTCGAGATCGCCCAGGCCGCCGATTTCGTGCGGGCCATGCCCCAGGGCCTCGAGACCCCGGTCGCGCAGGGCGGTACGACGGTATCGGGCGGGCAGCGGCAGCGGCTGGCCATCGCGCGAGCACTGGTCCGGCAGCCACGGGTCTACCTGTTCGACGATTCGTTCTCCGCGTTGGACGTGGCCACCGACGCACGGCTGCGCGCGGCCCTGCGCCCGGCGACCCGCAACGCCGCGGTGATCATCGTCGCCCAGCGGATCGCCACCATTCGCGATGCCGATCGGATCGTGGTTCTGGAAGACGGTGAGATGGCGGGTACCGGTACCCATGAGGAACTGCTGCGCGATTGCGCGGAGTATCGCGAGATCGTCGAATCCCAGCTGAGTGTGGAGGAGGTGTGA
- a CDS encoding ABC transporter ATP-binding protein, translated as MRPGMPMGAPDAKPKSFKPSLKRLVRRLVPERGLVSVIIGLGIVSVVLNIAGPYLLGQATNLIFDGVVGRQLPAGLSKDEAIAGLRAQGQNTMADMLSGMDVVPGVGIDFHQVGRVLTVVLALYLGAAIFGWLQAFLLNDVINRVIKRLRSDVEDKIHRLPLSYFDSAPRGDVLSRVTNDVDNVSQSLQQTMSQLLVSVLTVIGILGMMFWISWLLALVALLTVPAVIVVTAQIAKRSKPHFVDQWKYTGLVNAQVEEAFTGHEVVTAFGRSKQVGAEFDQRNNRLFESSFKAQFISGLIMPASMFLGNVNYVLVALIGGLRVASGQLSLGEVQAFIQYSRQFSQPLTQIGAMANLLQSGVASAERIFEILDAPEQSPDPAKQIARPPERGLVEFDDVSFRYEPETPVIEHLSLVAEPGHVVAIVGPTGAGKTTLVNLLLRFYELDSGAITIDGVDITALSRAQLRSRIGMVLQDTWLFKGTIRENISYGDPSADADDILTAARAAYVDRFVHALPDGYDTVIDEEGTGVSAGEKQLITIARAFLSKPAILVLDEATSSVDTRTELLVQQATAELRRDRTSFVIAHRLSTIRDADLIVVMEAGRIVETGTHENLLEQQGPYYRLYNAQFAAAAVEA; from the coding sequence ATGAGGCCGGGGATGCCGATGGGAGCTCCGGACGCCAAACCCAAATCGTTCAAACCGTCGCTGAAGCGGCTGGTGCGGCGGCTCGTGCCGGAGCGCGGGCTGGTGAGTGTGATCATCGGGCTGGGCATCGTCTCGGTGGTGCTGAACATCGCCGGCCCCTACCTCCTCGGCCAGGCCACGAACCTGATCTTCGACGGCGTCGTCGGCCGGCAGCTGCCCGCGGGGCTGAGCAAAGACGAGGCGATCGCCGGACTGCGCGCCCAGGGCCAGAACACCATGGCCGACATGCTGTCCGGGATGGATGTCGTACCCGGTGTCGGCATCGACTTCCACCAGGTCGGCCGGGTGCTGACCGTAGTGCTCGCGCTCTACCTCGGTGCGGCGATATTCGGCTGGTTGCAGGCATTCCTTCTCAACGACGTGATCAACCGCGTCATCAAACGGCTGCGATCCGATGTCGAGGACAAGATCCACCGGCTGCCGCTGAGCTACTTCGATTCCGCCCCCCGCGGTGATGTGCTCAGCCGGGTCACCAACGATGTGGACAACGTCTCGCAGAGCCTGCAGCAGACCATGAGTCAGCTGCTCGTCTCGGTGCTCACCGTGATCGGCATCCTCGGGATGATGTTCTGGATCTCCTGGCTGCTGGCCCTGGTCGCACTGCTGACGGTGCCCGCGGTGATCGTGGTGACCGCCCAGATCGCCAAACGGTCCAAACCGCATTTCGTCGACCAGTGGAAATACACCGGCCTGGTGAACGCCCAGGTCGAGGAGGCTTTCACCGGGCACGAGGTCGTCACCGCGTTCGGCCGCAGCAAGCAGGTCGGCGCCGAATTCGACCAGCGCAACAACCGTTTGTTCGAGTCCAGTTTCAAGGCGCAGTTCATCTCCGGCCTGATCATGCCCGCGTCGATGTTCCTCGGTAACGTCAACTATGTGCTGGTCGCGCTGATCGGCGGACTTCGGGTGGCCTCCGGTCAGTTGTCACTCGGTGAGGTGCAGGCCTTCATCCAGTACTCGCGCCAGTTCAGCCAGCCGCTGACCCAGATCGGTGCGATGGCGAATCTGCTGCAGTCGGGGGTCGCCTCGGCGGAGCGGATCTTCGAGATTCTCGACGCCCCCGAACAGAGCCCCGACCCGGCGAAGCAGATCGCCCGCCCGCCCGAACGCGGTCTGGTGGAGTTCGACGACGTCTCCTTCCGCTACGAACCGGAGACCCCGGTGATCGAGCACCTCTCGCTGGTCGCCGAACCGGGGCATGTGGTCGCGATCGTCGGGCCCACCGGTGCGGGAAAGACCACCCTGGTGAATCTGCTGCTGCGGTTCTACGAACTGGATTCCGGTGCCATCACCATCGACGGGGTCGATATCACCGCATTGAGCCGCGCACAGCTGCGCTCCCGGATCGGGATGGTGCTGCAGGACACCTGGCTGTTCAAGGGCACCATCCGGGAAAATATCTCCTACGGTGATCCGAGCGCGGACGCCGACGATATCCTCACCGCCGCGCGTGCGGCCTATGTGGACCGTTTCGTGCACGCGCTGCCGGACGGATACGACACCGTCATCGACGAAGAGGGCACCGGAGTGAGCGCCGGTGAGAAACAGCTCATCACCATCGCGCGTGCGTTCCTGTCCAAACCGGCCATCCTGGTACTGGACGAGGCCACGAGTTCGGTCGATACCCGCACCGAACTGCTGGTCCAGCAGGCCACCGCGGAACTGCGCCGGGACCGGACCAGCTTCGTCATCGCGCACCGGCTGTCGACCATCCGCGACGCGGATCTGATCGTGGTGATGGAAGCGGGCCGGATCGTGGAGACGGGCACACACGAGAACCTGCTGGAGCAGCAGGGACCGTACTACCGCCTCTACAATGCGCAGTTCGCGGCCGCCGCGGTCGAGGCCTGA
- the gluQRS gene encoding tRNA glutamyl-Q(34) synthetase GluQRS, whose translation MTRMPSTPSSPPAGRYAPSPSGDLHLGNLRTALLAWLFARGSGRRFVLRVDDLDRVRPGAEERQLADLAALGLDWDGPVTHQSDRLDHYAAAVDRLTSAGLTYECFCTRKEIQQAVTAPHGPLGAYPGTCRDLTPGERAQRRTAGRPAAVRLRSARTDFEITDRLRGRYRGPVDDFVLRRGDGIPAYNLTVVIDDAEQGVDQVVRGDDLLPSTPRQAYLATLLDLGIPEYAHVPLVLNTEGKRLAKRDGAVTLADRLARGETVARVVGLLADSLGLAGRGAGELLAGFDPDRLPRAPWVLDPDSLVVAGRCP comes from the coding sequence ATGACCCGGATGCCGTCCACTCCTTCCTCGCCCCCGGCCGGGCGGTACGCGCCCAGCCCGTCCGGGGATCTGCACCTGGGCAATCTGCGCACCGCACTGCTGGCCTGGCTCTTCGCCCGCGGCAGCGGCCGCCGGTTCGTGCTGCGTGTAGACGATCTGGACCGGGTACGACCCGGCGCCGAGGAACGTCAGCTGGCCGACCTCGCCGCTCTCGGTCTCGACTGGGACGGTCCGGTGACCCATCAGTCGGATCGTCTCGACCACTACGCCGCGGCCGTGGACCGGCTCACTTCCGCCGGACTGACCTACGAATGCTTCTGCACCAGAAAGGAAATCCAGCAGGCCGTCACCGCCCCACACGGACCACTGGGCGCTTACCCCGGCACCTGTCGCGATCTCACCCCCGGCGAGCGCGCGCAGCGCCGCACCGCCGGACGGCCCGCCGCAGTGCGGCTGCGTTCGGCCCGTACAGATTTCGAGATCACCGATCGGCTGCGCGGCCGGTACCGAGGGCCGGTCGACGATTTCGTCCTGCGCCGCGGCGACGGAATCCCCGCCTACAACCTGACTGTCGTGATCGATGATGCCGAACAGGGTGTGGACCAGGTGGTTCGCGGTGACGATCTGCTGCCGTCCACACCTCGGCAGGCCTATCTGGCCACGCTGCTCGACCTCGGGATACCCGAGTACGCGCATGTTCCGCTGGTCCTCAACACCGAGGGCAAGCGACTGGCCAAACGCGACGGTGCGGTTACCCTGGCCGATCGTCTCGCGCGCGGGGAAACCGTGGCTCGAGTGGTGGGACTGCTGGCCGACTCACTCGGCCTCGCGGGCCGCGGCGCCGGTGAACTGCTCGCCGGTTTCGACCCCGACCGGCTGCCTCGTGCACCCTGGGTACTCGATCCCGACAGCTTGGTGGTCGCGGGCCGCTGTCCGTAA
- a CDS encoding RDD family protein: MTSGGYDPSNHPQPGQPYGQPPQYPQPGQYVPQQEQYQPQPDPYAPPYQQGAPAQPYGQQAPPAEPAPRYQQTVFPQAQYGGQQYGQYQPAFGVPGNLWPRFAARLIDSLIIALPLALLLNFVLMPNLTGLTGPSVSYAIIFAVTLVYYVLMEWKSGGATLGKKILGLKVVAPDGSPTVAPLVSLKRNIYLAVLIVPCVGWVAGAALMLYMAATLDKNPNRQGWHDKLAGGTQVLAA; the protein is encoded by the coding sequence ATGACCAGTGGCGGGTACGACCCCAGCAACCACCCCCAGCCCGGGCAGCCCTACGGGCAGCCCCCGCAGTACCCGCAGCCCGGGCAGTACGTCCCACAGCAGGAGCAGTACCAGCCGCAACCGGACCCGTACGCCCCGCCATACCAGCAGGGCGCACCGGCACAGCCCTATGGACAGCAGGCCCCACCGGCCGAGCCGGCCCCCCGGTACCAGCAGACGGTGTTTCCGCAGGCACAGTACGGAGGTCAGCAGTACGGGCAGTACCAGCCCGCGTTCGGGGTCCCCGGTAACCTGTGGCCACGGTTCGCCGCGCGGCTGATCGACAGTCTCATCATCGCGTTGCCGCTCGCACTGCTACTGAACTTCGTTCTCATGCCGAACCTGACGGGCCTCACCGGCCCCTCGGTCAGCTACGCGATCATCTTCGCGGTCACCCTGGTCTATTACGTGCTCATGGAATGGAAGAGCGGCGGCGCCACCCTCGGCAAGAAGATCCTGGGCCTCAAGGTCGTGGCGCCGGACGGGTCGCCCACCGTCGCGCCGCTCGTCTCGCTGAAGCGCAATATCTATCTGGCGGTACTGATCGTGCCCTGCGTGGGCTGGGTGGCCGGGGCCGCTCTCATGCTCTACATGGCCGCGACCCTGGACAAGAACCCGAACCGGCAGGGCTGGCACGACAAACTCGCGGGCGGCACCCAGGTCCTCGCGGCCTGA
- a CDS encoding RrF2 family transcriptional regulator, whose amino-acid sequence MHITAKVDHAVRTLLEITASDQAVAVKAESIAAAQRIPPKVLESVLAELRRAGLVTSRRGPDGGYRLARPAADISIADVIRALEGPLASVRGLRPEEVQYTGVAEPLRQVWIALRVNLRAVLENVSLADIAANGLPEFIGTLTADPGAWARREPHLPDPGKMTGRPTGADGSVRSSC is encoded by the coding sequence GTGCACATCACCGCAAAGGTGGATCATGCCGTGCGGACACTGCTCGAGATCACGGCATCCGATCAGGCTGTCGCGGTGAAAGCAGAATCCATCGCGGCAGCTCAACGCATTCCACCGAAGGTGCTCGAGAGCGTCCTGGCCGAACTGCGCCGGGCCGGACTGGTGACCAGCCGGCGCGGTCCCGACGGTGGTTACCGGCTGGCCCGGCCGGCTGCCGATATCTCGATCGCCGACGTGATCCGCGCGCTCGAGGGCCCGCTCGCCTCGGTCCGCGGACTGCGACCGGAAGAAGTGCAGTACACGGGGGTGGCCGAACCGCTGCGACAGGTGTGGATCGCGCTGCGGGTGAACCTGCGCGCGGTACTGGAGAACGTGAGCCTGGCCGATATCGCCGCGAACGGACTGCCGGAATTCATCGGCACGTTGACCGCCGATCCCGGTGCCTGGGCGCGCCGCGAACCGCACCTCCCGGACCCGGGAAAAATGACGGGGCGCCCCACCGGCGCGGACGGTAGCGTTCGATCATCATGTTGA
- a CDS encoding DUF4190 domain-containing protein, whose translation MTNPGESDEWWKQYGGSGVSSDPAAAQHPSGPSSYPSAPQYPSTPAAAPAPPPGHPSYGTPPPAAPYPGAPPYSPYGAAGSGYPANYQPYGYPANRGTNGLSIASLVTSLAGFVTCGATSIVGIILGVIALNQIKDSGQEGRGMALAGIWIGVGLIALGILWFVVMIVASAAGA comes from the coding sequence ATGACGAACCCCGGTGAATCCGACGAGTGGTGGAAACAGTACGGGGGGTCGGGCGTATCGTCGGACCCTGCTGCCGCGCAGCATCCGTCCGGGCCCTCCAGCTATCCGTCGGCACCGCAGTACCCTTCGACCCCGGCCGCGGCTCCCGCACCGCCGCCCGGGCACCCGTCCTACGGCACCCCGCCCCCGGCCGCGCCCTATCCGGGGGCACCACCCTATTCGCCTTACGGTGCGGCGGGATCCGGTTATCCGGCGAACTACCAGCCCTACGGTTATCCGGCCAACCGCGGCACGAACGGTCTGTCGATCGCCTCACTGGTCACTTCGCTGGCCGGTTTCGTGACCTGCGGTGCCACCTCCATCGTCGGGATCATCCTCGGCGTCATCGCGCTCAACCAGATCAAGGACAGCGGTCAGGAGGGCCGCGGGATGGCGCTCGCCGGTATCTGGATCGGGGTGGGCCTGATCGCCCTGGGGATCCTCTGGTTCGTGGTGATGATCGTCGCGAGCGCCGCCGGCGCGTGA
- the tgt gene encoding tRNA guanosine(34) transglycosylase Tgt, which translates to MTAVSDGVGFSFSIGTRLEGRHGRTGVLQTPHGTVATPAFVPVGTKATVKAVLPEAVRELGAQAVLANAYHLYLQPGPDIVDEAGGLAAFMNWPGPTFTDSGGFQVMSLGVGFKKVLAMETVDVRSDEVIAKGKERLATVDDDGVTFRSHLNGSRHRFTPEVSMGIQHQLGADIMFAFDELTTLMNTRGYQEKSVQRTHQWAQRCIDEHERLTAERAHRPYQALFAVVQGAQYEDLRRKASRDLAEIRGAAGTGFDGYGIGGALEKHALGTIVGWCCDELPEDKPRHMLGISEPEDMFAAIEAGADTFDCVNPSRVGRNGGIYVEAGRFNIDTLRFKRDFTPIDETCDCYTCANYTRAYIHHLFKAKEMLASTLCTIHNERFTIRLVDRIRASIDGGYFDEFRAEALGRWKGRITAP; encoded by the coding sequence ATGACGGCCGTGTCGGATGGCGTCGGTTTCTCGTTCAGCATCGGTACCCGCCTCGAGGGGCGGCACGGCCGCACCGGGGTGCTGCAGACCCCGCACGGAACCGTCGCCACCCCGGCGTTCGTCCCGGTGGGAACCAAGGCGACCGTGAAAGCGGTGCTGCCGGAGGCGGTGCGCGAACTGGGCGCGCAGGCGGTCCTGGCCAACGCATACCACCTGTACCTGCAGCCCGGCCCGGATATCGTCGACGAGGCCGGTGGTCTGGCGGCCTTCATGAACTGGCCGGGTCCCACCTTCACCGACAGCGGCGGTTTCCAGGTCATGTCGCTGGGCGTGGGGTTCAAGAAGGTCCTGGCCATGGAGACCGTCGATGTGCGCAGCGACGAGGTGATCGCCAAGGGCAAAGAACGCCTGGCGACCGTGGACGACGACGGGGTGACCTTCCGCTCGCATCTGAACGGGTCGAGGCATCGTTTCACCCCCGAGGTCTCGATGGGTATCCAGCATCAGCTGGGCGCGGACATCATGTTCGCGTTCGACGAGCTCACCACCTTGATGAACACCCGTGGCTACCAGGAGAAGTCGGTCCAGCGCACGCACCAGTGGGCGCAGCGGTGCATCGATGAGCACGAACGGCTCACCGCCGAACGCGCCCACCGGCCCTACCAAGCGCTGTTCGCGGTGGTGCAGGGTGCGCAGTACGAGGACCTGCGGCGCAAGGCTTCCCGCGACCTGGCCGAGATCCGGGGTGCCGCGGGCACCGGCTTCGACGGTTACGGAATCGGCGGCGCGCTGGAGAAACACGCGCTGGGTACCATCGTCGGCTGGTGCTGCGACGAACTACCGGAGGACAAGCCCCGGCATATGCTCGGGATCAGCGAACCGGAGGATATGTTCGCCGCGATCGAGGCCGGTGCGGACACCTTCGACTGTGTGAACCCGTCCCGGGTGGGACGCAACGGCGGTATCTATGTGGAGGCCGGCCGGTTCAATATCGACACCCTCCGGTTCAAACGGGATTTCACCCCGATCGACGAAACCTGTGACTGCTACACGTGCGCGAATTACACCCGCGCGTATATCCACCACCTGTTCAAGGCCAAGGAGATGCTGGCCTCGACGCTGTGCACGATCCACAACGAGCGGTTCACCATCCGGCTGGTCGACCGTATCCGGGCCAGTATCGACGGCGGGTACTTCGACGAGTTCCGTGCCGAAGCGCTGGGGCGCTGGAAGGGCCGGATCACCGCGCCGTAA